One genomic window of Halictus rubicundus isolate RS-2024b chromosome 12, iyHalRubi1_principal, whole genome shotgun sequence includes the following:
- the Shi gene encoding dynamin-1 shibire isoform X12 yields the protein MAGNTGMEQLIPIVNKLQDAFTQLGVHMQLDLPQIAVVGGQSAGKSSVLENFVGKDFLPRGSGIVTRRPLILQLINSPTEFAEFLHCKGKKFVDFDEVRKEIEAETDRVTGGNKGISNIPINLRVYSPNVLNLTLIDLPGLTKVPIGDQPADIEAQIKAMIFQFIKRENCLILAVTPANTDLANSDALKLAKEVDPEGVRTIGVITKLDLMDDGTDARDILENKLLPLRRGYIGVVNRSQKDIEGRKDIKNALAAERKFFLSHPSYRHLADRLGTPYLQRVLNQQLTNHIRDTLPALRDRLQKQLLALEKDVEQYKHFRPDDPAIKTKAMLQKTFLRMIQQLQSDFERTIEGSGSAQINTMELSGGAKINRLFHERFPFEIVKMEFDEKELRREIAFAIRNIHGIRVGLFTPDMAFEAIVKKQINRLKEPSLKCVDLVVQELSNVVRICTDRMNRYPRLREETERIITSHVRQREQMCKEQLVLLVDCELAYMNTNHEDFIGFANAAASSHNASAQQSSENAVKSGRHTLGNQVIRKGYMCIHNLGIMKGGSRDYWFVLTSESISWFKDEEEREKKYMLPLDGLKLRDLEQGFMSRRHLFALFNPEGRNVYKDYKQLELSCETQDDVDSWKASFLRAGVYPEKSTEQTNGEGEDKQRGGSEAQSSMDPQLERQVETIRNLVDSYMKIVTKTTRDLVPKTIMHLIINNAKDFINGELLAHLYASGDQASMMEESPEEAQKREEMLRMYHACKEALRIIGDVSMATVTTPVPPPVKNDWLASGENPRLSPPSPGGPRRGVTQPPPLSSSRAPPPVPAGGRPAPAIPNRPGPGGPPPTRATPGLPPPLIPSRRQ from the exons AGATTTCTTACCCAGAGGATCTGGCATTGTAACCAGAAGACCGCTTATCTTGCAATTGATTAACAGTCCAACTG AATTTGCCGAATTTCTACATTGTAAGGGTAAGAAGTTTGTGGATTTTGATGAAGTACGGAAAGAAATTGAAGCTGAAACTGATAGAGTAACAGGTGGCAACAAGGGTATATCCAACATACCCATTAATTTAAGAGTATATTCACCAAAtg TTCTAAACTTGACGCTAATCGATTTACCTGGTCTGACAAAAGTACCAATTGGGGATCAACCAGCAGATATCGAAGCTCAAATTAAAGCCatgatttttcaatttatcaaaAGAGAGAATTGCCTCATATTAGCGGTCACTCCAGCAAACACTGATTTGGCGAACAGTGATGCTCTGAAACTTGCTAAAGAAGTAGACCCTGAAG GTGTACGTACAATTGGTGTTATTACAAAATTGGATCTTATGGATGATGGAACTGATGCAAGGGATATTTTGGAAAACAAATTACTACCCTTGAGACGTGGTTACATAGGTGTTGTTAACAGAAGTCAGAAAGATATAGAAGGTAGAAAAGACATTAAAAATGCTTTGGCAGCGGAAAGAAAGTTTTTCCTGAG CCATCCATCTTATCGGCATTTAGCAGATAGATTAGGAACACCATACTTGCAACGAGTCTTGAATCAACAGTTAACCAATCATATCAGGGATACTTTACCAGCATTAAGAGACAGATTACAGAAACAGTTACTTGCATTGGAAAAGGACGTGGAACAATATAAACATTTTAGACCCGATGATCCTGCCATAAAGACAAAAGCTATGTTGCA aaaaacatttttaaggATGATACAGCAACTTCAATCAGATTTTGAAAGGACTATTGAAGGCTCTGGATCTGCACAAATCAATACAATGGAACTTAGTGGTGGTGCTAAAATTAATCGATTATTCCACGAACGTTTTCCATTCGAAATAGTTAAAATGGAATTTGATGAAAAAGAATTGAGACGAGAAATAGCATTTGCTATTAGAAACATTCATG GTATCAGAGTGGGATTGTTTACTCCTGACATGGCATTTGAGGCAATAGTGAAGAAACAAATCAATAGACTCAAAGAACCCAGTCTAAAATGCGTAGACTTAGTTGTACAGGAACTCAGTAATGTTGTACGCATTTGTACAGATAGG ATGAACCGTTATCCTAGATTGAGGGAAGAAACGGAACGTATCATTACCTCTCATGTTAGGCAACGCGAGCAGATGTGCAAGGAGCAGTTGGTACTTTTGGTGGACTGTGAACTGGCGTACATGAACACGAACCACGAAGATTTTATTGGTTTTGCCAA CGCGGCAGCCAGTAGCCATAATGCAAG TGCCCAACAATCATCAGAAAATGCTGTTAAATCGGGACGCCATACTTTAGGCAATCAGGTGATACGCAAGGGATACATGTGCATTCATAATCTTGGTATAATGAAAGGTGGATCTAGAGATTATTGGTTTGTTTTAACATCAGAGAGCATTTCCTGGTTCAAAGATGAAgaa GAACGTGAAAAGAAGTACATGCTACCATTAGACGGCTTGAAGTTGCGTGATTTGGAACAAGGATTTATGTCTCGGCGCCATTTGTTTGCATTGTTCAATCCAGAAGGCAGAAATGTATATAAGGATTACAAACAGCTTGAATTGAGTTGCGAAACACAGGATGATGTTGACTCCTGGAAGGCATCGTTCCTTAGAGCTGGCGTATATCCCGAAAAATCAACGGAGCAAACAAATGGAGAAGGAGAG GATAAGCAGCGG GGCGGATCAGAAGCTCAATCATCTATGGATCCTCAATTGGAGCGCCAAGTGGAGACTATTAGGAATTTAGTAGATTCATACATGAAGATTGTTACAAAAACTACCCGTGATCTGGTTCCAAAGACAATTATGCATTTGATCATTAACAACGCAAAGGATTTCATTAACGGGGAGCTGTTGGCACACTTGTATGCGAGCGGCGATCAG GCTTCGATGATGGAAGAATCGCCCGAGGAAGCACAAAAGCGAGAAGAAATGCTGCGCATGTACCACGCATGCAAGGAAGCGCTGCGCATCATTGGAGACGTCTCGATGGCTACGGTCACCACCCCGGTGCCACCACCGGTGAAGAACGACTGGCTGGCGTCTGGCGAGAATCCAAG GTTATCACCACCATCTCCTGGTGGTCCCAGACGTGGAGTGACACAGCCACCACCTCTTTCTAGTTCTCGAGCACCTCCACCGGTTCCAGCTGGTGGCCGACCAGCACCGGCCATTCCCAACCGACCTGGACCTGGTGGACCACCACCGACCCGTGCTACACCTGGCCTACCGCCTCCACTAATACCATC GCGCCGACAATAA
- the Shi gene encoding dynamin-1 shibire isoform X10 codes for MAGNTGMEQLIPIVNKLQDAFTQLGVHMQLDLPQIAVVGGQSAGKSSVLENFVGKDFLPRGSGIVTRRPLILQLINSPTEFAEFLHCKGKKFVDFDEVRKEIEAETDRVTGGNKGISNIPINLRVYSPNVLNLTLIDLPGLTKVPIGDQPADIEAQIKAMIFQFIKRENCLILAVTPANTDLANSDALKLAKEVDPEGVRTIGVITKLDLMDDGTDARDILENKLLPLRRGYIGVVNRSQKDIEGRKDIKNALAAERKFFLSHPSYRHLADRLGTPYLQRVLNQQLTNHIRDTLPALRDRLQKQLLALEKDVEQYKHFRPDDPAIKTKAMLQMIQQLQSDFERTIEGSGSAQINTMELSGGAKINRLFHERFPFEIVKMEFDEKELRREIAFAIRNIHGIRVGLFTPDMAFEAIVKKQINRLKEPSLKCVDLVVQELSNVVRICTDRMNRYPRLREETERIITSHVRQREQMCKEQLVLLVDCELAYMNTNHEDFIGFANAQQSSENAVKSGRHTLGNQVIRKGYMCIHNLGIMKGGSRDYWFVLTSESISWFKDEEEREKKYMLPLDGLKLRDLEQGFMSRRHLFALFNPEGRNVYKDYKQLELSCETQDDVDSWKASFLRAGVYPEKSTEQTNGEGEGGSEAQSSMDPQLERQVETIRNLVDSYMKIVTKTTRDLVPKTIMHLIINNAKDFINGELLAHLYASGDQASMMEESPEEAQKREEMLRMYHACKEALRIIGDVSMATVTTPVPPPVKNDWLASGENPRLSPPSPGGPRRGVTQPPPLSSSRAPPPVPAGGRPAPAIPNRPGPGGPPPTRATPGLPPPLIPSRGGGLQQRITQAATQAAANAAVNELMDAFKIKRPVPNIPPRIPDRPYYGRLN; via the exons AGATTTCTTACCCAGAGGATCTGGCATTGTAACCAGAAGACCGCTTATCTTGCAATTGATTAACAGTCCAACTG AATTTGCCGAATTTCTACATTGTAAGGGTAAGAAGTTTGTGGATTTTGATGAAGTACGGAAAGAAATTGAAGCTGAAACTGATAGAGTAACAGGTGGCAACAAGGGTATATCCAACATACCCATTAATTTAAGAGTATATTCACCAAAtg TTCTAAACTTGACGCTAATCGATTTACCTGGTCTGACAAAAGTACCAATTGGGGATCAACCAGCAGATATCGAAGCTCAAATTAAAGCCatgatttttcaatttatcaaaAGAGAGAATTGCCTCATATTAGCGGTCACTCCAGCAAACACTGATTTGGCGAACAGTGATGCTCTGAAACTTGCTAAAGAAGTAGACCCTGAAG GTGTACGTACAATTGGTGTTATTACAAAATTGGATCTTATGGATGATGGAACTGATGCAAGGGATATTTTGGAAAACAAATTACTACCCTTGAGACGTGGTTACATAGGTGTTGTTAACAGAAGTCAGAAAGATATAGAAGGTAGAAAAGACATTAAAAATGCTTTGGCAGCGGAAAGAAAGTTTTTCCTGAG CCATCCATCTTATCGGCATTTAGCAGATAGATTAGGAACACCATACTTGCAACGAGTCTTGAATCAACAGTTAACCAATCATATCAGGGATACTTTACCAGCATTAAGAGACAGATTACAGAAACAGTTACTTGCATTGGAAAAGGACGTGGAACAATATAAACATTTTAGACCCGATGATCCTGCCATAAAGACAAAAGCTATGTTGCA gATGATACAGCAACTTCAATCAGATTTTGAAAGGACTATTGAAGGCTCTGGATCTGCACAAATCAATACAATGGAACTTAGTGGTGGTGCTAAAATTAATCGATTATTCCACGAACGTTTTCCATTCGAAATAGTTAAAATGGAATTTGATGAAAAAGAATTGAGACGAGAAATAGCATTTGCTATTAGAAACATTCATG GTATCAGAGTGGGATTGTTTACTCCTGACATGGCATTTGAGGCAATAGTGAAGAAACAAATCAATAGACTCAAAGAACCCAGTCTAAAATGCGTAGACTTAGTTGTACAGGAACTCAGTAATGTTGTACGCATTTGTACAGATAGG ATGAACCGTTATCCTAGATTGAGGGAAGAAACGGAACGTATCATTACCTCTCATGTTAGGCAACGCGAGCAGATGTGCAAGGAGCAGTTGGTACTTTTGGTGGACTGTGAACTGGCGTACATGAACACGAACCACGAAGATTTTATTGGTTTTGCCAA TGCCCAACAATCATCAGAAAATGCTGTTAAATCGGGACGCCATACTTTAGGCAATCAGGTGATACGCAAGGGATACATGTGCATTCATAATCTTGGTATAATGAAAGGTGGATCTAGAGATTATTGGTTTGTTTTAACATCAGAGAGCATTTCCTGGTTCAAAGATGAAgaa GAACGTGAAAAGAAGTACATGCTACCATTAGACGGCTTGAAGTTGCGTGATTTGGAACAAGGATTTATGTCTCGGCGCCATTTGTTTGCATTGTTCAATCCAGAAGGCAGAAATGTATATAAGGATTACAAACAGCTTGAATTGAGTTGCGAAACACAGGATGATGTTGACTCCTGGAAGGCATCGTTCCTTAGAGCTGGCGTATATCCCGAAAAATCAACGGAGCAAACAAATGGAGAAGGAGAG GGCGGATCAGAAGCTCAATCATCTATGGATCCTCAATTGGAGCGCCAAGTGGAGACTATTAGGAATTTAGTAGATTCATACATGAAGATTGTTACAAAAACTACCCGTGATCTGGTTCCAAAGACAATTATGCATTTGATCATTAACAACGCAAAGGATTTCATTAACGGGGAGCTGTTGGCACACTTGTATGCGAGCGGCGATCAG GCTTCGATGATGGAAGAATCGCCCGAGGAAGCACAAAAGCGAGAAGAAATGCTGCGCATGTACCACGCATGCAAGGAAGCGCTGCGCATCATTGGAGACGTCTCGATGGCTACGGTCACCACCCCGGTGCCACCACCGGTGAAGAACGACTGGCTGGCGTCTGGCGAGAATCCAAG GTTATCACCACCATCTCCTGGTGGTCCCAGACGTGGAGTGACACAGCCACCACCTCTTTCTAGTTCTCGAGCACCTCCACCGGTTCCAGCTGGTGGCCGACCAGCACCGGCCATTCCCAACCGACCTGGACCTGGTGGACCACCACCGACCCGTGCTACACCTGGCCTACCGCCTCCACTAATACCATC TCGCGGGGGTGGTCTGCAGCAGAGGATTACGCAAGCCGCGACACAGGCCGCTGCAAATGCCGCCGTGAACGAGCTGATGGATGCATTCAAGATCAA GCGTCCCGTACCCAATATTCCTCCCCGAATTCCCGACAGACCGTACTACGGCCGATTAAACTGA
- the Shi gene encoding dynamin-1 shibire isoform X3, translating into MAGNTGMEQLIPIVNKLQDAFTQLGVHMQLDLPQIAVVGGQSAGKSSVLENFVGKDFLPRGSGIVTRRPLILQLINSPTEFAEFLHCKGKKFVDFDEVRKEIEAETDRVTGGNKGISNIPINLRVYSPNVLNLTLIDLPGLTKVPIGDQPADIEAQIKAMIFQFIKRENCLILAVTPANTDLANSDALKLAKEVDPEGVRTIGVITKLDLMDDGTDARDILENKLLPLRRGYIGVVNRSQKDIEGRKDIKNALAAERKFFLSHPSYRHLADRLGTPYLQRVLNQQLTNHIRDTLPALRDRLQKQLLALEKDVEQYKHFRPDDPAIKTKAMLQKTFLRMIQQLQSDFERTIEGSGSAQINTMELSGGAKINRLFHERFPFEIVKMEFDEKELRREIAFAIRNIHGIRVGLFTPDMAFEAIVKKQINRLKEPSLKCVDLVVQELSNVVRICTDRMNRYPRLREETERIITSHVRQREQMCKEQLVLLVDCELAYMNTNHEDFIGFANAAASSHNASAQQSSENAVKSGRHTLGNQVIRKGYMCIHNLGIMKGGSRDYWFVLTSESISWFKDEEEREKKYMLPLDGLKLRDLEQGFMSRRHLFALFNPEGRNVYKDYKQLELSCETQDDVDSWKASFLRAGVYPEKSTEQTNGEGEGGSEAQSSMDPQLERQVETIRNLVDSYMKIVTKTTRDLVPKTIMHLIINNAKDFINGELLAHLYASGDQASMMEESPEEAQKREEMLRMYHACKEALRIIGDVSMATVTTPVPPPVKNDWLASGENPRLSPPSPGGPRRGVTQPPPLSSSRAPPPVPAGGRPAPAIPNRPGPGGPPPTRATPGLPPPLIPSRGGGLQQRITQAATQAAANAAVNELMDAFKIKRPVPNIPPRIPDRPYYGRLN; encoded by the exons AGATTTCTTACCCAGAGGATCTGGCATTGTAACCAGAAGACCGCTTATCTTGCAATTGATTAACAGTCCAACTG AATTTGCCGAATTTCTACATTGTAAGGGTAAGAAGTTTGTGGATTTTGATGAAGTACGGAAAGAAATTGAAGCTGAAACTGATAGAGTAACAGGTGGCAACAAGGGTATATCCAACATACCCATTAATTTAAGAGTATATTCACCAAAtg TTCTAAACTTGACGCTAATCGATTTACCTGGTCTGACAAAAGTACCAATTGGGGATCAACCAGCAGATATCGAAGCTCAAATTAAAGCCatgatttttcaatttatcaaaAGAGAGAATTGCCTCATATTAGCGGTCACTCCAGCAAACACTGATTTGGCGAACAGTGATGCTCTGAAACTTGCTAAAGAAGTAGACCCTGAAG GTGTACGTACAATTGGTGTTATTACAAAATTGGATCTTATGGATGATGGAACTGATGCAAGGGATATTTTGGAAAACAAATTACTACCCTTGAGACGTGGTTACATAGGTGTTGTTAACAGAAGTCAGAAAGATATAGAAGGTAGAAAAGACATTAAAAATGCTTTGGCAGCGGAAAGAAAGTTTTTCCTGAG CCATCCATCTTATCGGCATTTAGCAGATAGATTAGGAACACCATACTTGCAACGAGTCTTGAATCAACAGTTAACCAATCATATCAGGGATACTTTACCAGCATTAAGAGACAGATTACAGAAACAGTTACTTGCATTGGAAAAGGACGTGGAACAATATAAACATTTTAGACCCGATGATCCTGCCATAAAGACAAAAGCTATGTTGCA aaaaacatttttaaggATGATACAGCAACTTCAATCAGATTTTGAAAGGACTATTGAAGGCTCTGGATCTGCACAAATCAATACAATGGAACTTAGTGGTGGTGCTAAAATTAATCGATTATTCCACGAACGTTTTCCATTCGAAATAGTTAAAATGGAATTTGATGAAAAAGAATTGAGACGAGAAATAGCATTTGCTATTAGAAACATTCATG GTATCAGAGTGGGATTGTTTACTCCTGACATGGCATTTGAGGCAATAGTGAAGAAACAAATCAATAGACTCAAAGAACCCAGTCTAAAATGCGTAGACTTAGTTGTACAGGAACTCAGTAATGTTGTACGCATTTGTACAGATAGG ATGAACCGTTATCCTAGATTGAGGGAAGAAACGGAACGTATCATTACCTCTCATGTTAGGCAACGCGAGCAGATGTGCAAGGAGCAGTTGGTACTTTTGGTGGACTGTGAACTGGCGTACATGAACACGAACCACGAAGATTTTATTGGTTTTGCCAA CGCGGCAGCCAGTAGCCATAATGCAAG TGCCCAACAATCATCAGAAAATGCTGTTAAATCGGGACGCCATACTTTAGGCAATCAGGTGATACGCAAGGGATACATGTGCATTCATAATCTTGGTATAATGAAAGGTGGATCTAGAGATTATTGGTTTGTTTTAACATCAGAGAGCATTTCCTGGTTCAAAGATGAAgaa GAACGTGAAAAGAAGTACATGCTACCATTAGACGGCTTGAAGTTGCGTGATTTGGAACAAGGATTTATGTCTCGGCGCCATTTGTTTGCATTGTTCAATCCAGAAGGCAGAAATGTATATAAGGATTACAAACAGCTTGAATTGAGTTGCGAAACACAGGATGATGTTGACTCCTGGAAGGCATCGTTCCTTAGAGCTGGCGTATATCCCGAAAAATCAACGGAGCAAACAAATGGAGAAGGAGAG GGCGGATCAGAAGCTCAATCATCTATGGATCCTCAATTGGAGCGCCAAGTGGAGACTATTAGGAATTTAGTAGATTCATACATGAAGATTGTTACAAAAACTACCCGTGATCTGGTTCCAAAGACAATTATGCATTTGATCATTAACAACGCAAAGGATTTCATTAACGGGGAGCTGTTGGCACACTTGTATGCGAGCGGCGATCAG GCTTCGATGATGGAAGAATCGCCCGAGGAAGCACAAAAGCGAGAAGAAATGCTGCGCATGTACCACGCATGCAAGGAAGCGCTGCGCATCATTGGAGACGTCTCGATGGCTACGGTCACCACCCCGGTGCCACCACCGGTGAAGAACGACTGGCTGGCGTCTGGCGAGAATCCAAG GTTATCACCACCATCTCCTGGTGGTCCCAGACGTGGAGTGACACAGCCACCACCTCTTTCTAGTTCTCGAGCACCTCCACCGGTTCCAGCTGGTGGCCGACCAGCACCGGCCATTCCCAACCGACCTGGACCTGGTGGACCACCACCGACCCGTGCTACACCTGGCCTACCGCCTCCACTAATACCATC TCGCGGGGGTGGTCTGCAGCAGAGGATTACGCAAGCCGCGACACAGGCCGCTGCAAATGCCGCCGTGAACGAGCTGATGGATGCATTCAAGATCAA GCGTCCCGTACCCAATATTCCTCCCCGAATTCCCGACAGACCGTACTACGGCCGATTAAACTGA
- the Shi gene encoding dynamin-1 shibire isoform X4: MAGNTGMEQLIPIVNKLQDAFTQLGVHMQLDLPQIAVVGGQSAGKSSVLENFVGKDFLPRGSGIVTRRPLILQLINSPTEFAEFLHCKGKKFVDFDEVRKEIEAETDRVTGGNKGISNIPINLRVYSPNVLNLTLIDLPGLTKVPIGDQPADIEAQIKAMIFQFIKRENCLILAVTPANTDLANSDALKLAKEVDPEGVRTIGVITKLDLMDDGTDARDILENKLLPLRRGYIGVVNRSQKDIEGRKDIKNALAAERKFFLSHPSYRHLADRLGTPYLQRVLNQQLTNHIRDTLPALRDRLQKQLLALEKDVEQYKHFRPDDPAIKTKAMLQMIQQLQSDFERTIEGSGSAQINTMELSGGAKINRLFHERFPFEIVKMEFDEKELRREIAFAIRNIHGIRVGLFTPDMAFEAIVKKQINRLKEPSLKCVDLVVQELSNVVRICTDRMNRYPRLREETERIITSHVRQREQMCKEQLVLLVDCELAYMNTNHEDFIGFANAAASSHNASAQQSSENAVKSGRHTLGNQVIRKGYMCIHNLGIMKGGSRDYWFVLTSESISWFKDEEEREKKYMLPLDGLKLRDLEQGFMSRRHLFALFNPEGRNVYKDYKQLELSCETQDDVDSWKASFLRAGVYPEKSTEQTNGEGEDKQRGGSEAQSSMDPQLERQVETIRNLVDSYMKIVTKTTRDLVPKTIMHLIINNAKDFINGELLAHLYASGDQASMMEESPEEAQKREEMLRMYHACKEALRIIGDVSMATVTTPVPPPVKNDWLASGENPRLSPPSPGGPRRGVTQPPPLSSSRAPPPVPAGGRPAPAIPNRPGPGGPPPTRATPGLPPPLIPSRGGGLQQRITQAATQAAANAAVNELMDAFKIKRPVPNIPPRIPDRPYYGRLN; this comes from the exons AGATTTCTTACCCAGAGGATCTGGCATTGTAACCAGAAGACCGCTTATCTTGCAATTGATTAACAGTCCAACTG AATTTGCCGAATTTCTACATTGTAAGGGTAAGAAGTTTGTGGATTTTGATGAAGTACGGAAAGAAATTGAAGCTGAAACTGATAGAGTAACAGGTGGCAACAAGGGTATATCCAACATACCCATTAATTTAAGAGTATATTCACCAAAtg TTCTAAACTTGACGCTAATCGATTTACCTGGTCTGACAAAAGTACCAATTGGGGATCAACCAGCAGATATCGAAGCTCAAATTAAAGCCatgatttttcaatttatcaaaAGAGAGAATTGCCTCATATTAGCGGTCACTCCAGCAAACACTGATTTGGCGAACAGTGATGCTCTGAAACTTGCTAAAGAAGTAGACCCTGAAG GTGTACGTACAATTGGTGTTATTACAAAATTGGATCTTATGGATGATGGAACTGATGCAAGGGATATTTTGGAAAACAAATTACTACCCTTGAGACGTGGTTACATAGGTGTTGTTAACAGAAGTCAGAAAGATATAGAAGGTAGAAAAGACATTAAAAATGCTTTGGCAGCGGAAAGAAAGTTTTTCCTGAG CCATCCATCTTATCGGCATTTAGCAGATAGATTAGGAACACCATACTTGCAACGAGTCTTGAATCAACAGTTAACCAATCATATCAGGGATACTTTACCAGCATTAAGAGACAGATTACAGAAACAGTTACTTGCATTGGAAAAGGACGTGGAACAATATAAACATTTTAGACCCGATGATCCTGCCATAAAGACAAAAGCTATGTTGCA gATGATACAGCAACTTCAATCAGATTTTGAAAGGACTATTGAAGGCTCTGGATCTGCACAAATCAATACAATGGAACTTAGTGGTGGTGCTAAAATTAATCGATTATTCCACGAACGTTTTCCATTCGAAATAGTTAAAATGGAATTTGATGAAAAAGAATTGAGACGAGAAATAGCATTTGCTATTAGAAACATTCATG GTATCAGAGTGGGATTGTTTACTCCTGACATGGCATTTGAGGCAATAGTGAAGAAACAAATCAATAGACTCAAAGAACCCAGTCTAAAATGCGTAGACTTAGTTGTACAGGAACTCAGTAATGTTGTACGCATTTGTACAGATAGG ATGAACCGTTATCCTAGATTGAGGGAAGAAACGGAACGTATCATTACCTCTCATGTTAGGCAACGCGAGCAGATGTGCAAGGAGCAGTTGGTACTTTTGGTGGACTGTGAACTGGCGTACATGAACACGAACCACGAAGATTTTATTGGTTTTGCCAA CGCGGCAGCCAGTAGCCATAATGCAAG TGCCCAACAATCATCAGAAAATGCTGTTAAATCGGGACGCCATACTTTAGGCAATCAGGTGATACGCAAGGGATACATGTGCATTCATAATCTTGGTATAATGAAAGGTGGATCTAGAGATTATTGGTTTGTTTTAACATCAGAGAGCATTTCCTGGTTCAAAGATGAAgaa GAACGTGAAAAGAAGTACATGCTACCATTAGACGGCTTGAAGTTGCGTGATTTGGAACAAGGATTTATGTCTCGGCGCCATTTGTTTGCATTGTTCAATCCAGAAGGCAGAAATGTATATAAGGATTACAAACAGCTTGAATTGAGTTGCGAAACACAGGATGATGTTGACTCCTGGAAGGCATCGTTCCTTAGAGCTGGCGTATATCCCGAAAAATCAACGGAGCAAACAAATGGAGAAGGAGAG GATAAGCAGCGG GGCGGATCAGAAGCTCAATCATCTATGGATCCTCAATTGGAGCGCCAAGTGGAGACTATTAGGAATTTAGTAGATTCATACATGAAGATTGTTACAAAAACTACCCGTGATCTGGTTCCAAAGACAATTATGCATTTGATCATTAACAACGCAAAGGATTTCATTAACGGGGAGCTGTTGGCACACTTGTATGCGAGCGGCGATCAG GCTTCGATGATGGAAGAATCGCCCGAGGAAGCACAAAAGCGAGAAGAAATGCTGCGCATGTACCACGCATGCAAGGAAGCGCTGCGCATCATTGGAGACGTCTCGATGGCTACGGTCACCACCCCGGTGCCACCACCGGTGAAGAACGACTGGCTGGCGTCTGGCGAGAATCCAAG GTTATCACCACCATCTCCTGGTGGTCCCAGACGTGGAGTGACACAGCCACCACCTCTTTCTAGTTCTCGAGCACCTCCACCGGTTCCAGCTGGTGGCCGACCAGCACCGGCCATTCCCAACCGACCTGGACCTGGTGGACCACCACCGACCCGTGCTACACCTGGCCTACCGCCTCCACTAATACCATC TCGCGGGGGTGGTCTGCAGCAGAGGATTACGCAAGCCGCGACACAGGCCGCTGCAAATGCCGCCGTGAACGAGCTGATGGATGCATTCAAGATCAA GCGTCCCGTACCCAATATTCCTCCCCGAATTCCCGACAGACCGTACTACGGCCGATTAAACTGA